Proteins from a genomic interval of Macrobrachium nipponense isolate FS-2020 chromosome 33, ASM1510439v2, whole genome shotgun sequence:
- the LOC135202707 gene encoding ileal sodium/bile acid cotransporter-like gives MNKSDSKMASVRNMLAALISFSVLISSSTAESESNITVVFEPESAFEAVEKETFRIIWFTNSIEEMDRVEVTTDNTENSEVTYYSQPMPYTANSPEEINVMLIDGDVTYYGEINMTALFVGFNKLHMEFFDKNNNSIGYVTREQKVYLKGQALTDAFGYGSAVIQAFLYFFMGATLDLQIVKGIVFKPVGPILGLFCQYGVMPTVAYGLGWLLFPDDFNLRLGLFLNGCCPGGGQSNMWTHLLGGSLDLSIMMTTVSTLAAFGTVPLWVLTVGPTIAADGNFVIPFTDLVTTVVGLIFPCVIGIVCQIVYPRVIRYAKKILSPFSVIILLYTFSFGLYAYFYLFSIMTWKSAMAGLLLPLTGYTVGTLMARLFCLSMRDAIAVGIETGIQNTLLSIIILTVAIEKPTANLAAVIPGTNTLFTPVPLFIIYIIKKIYEKVRGKEFRK, from the exons atgaataaaagtgactcaAAAATGGCTTCCGTTAGAAACATGTTAGCAGCGCTGATATCTTTCTCCGTTTTAATATCGAGTTCTACAGCT GAATCGGAAAGCAACATAACGGTGGTATTTGAACCGGAATCTGCTTTCGAAGCCGTAGAGAAAGAAACCTTCAGAATAATTTGGTTTACCAACTCCATTGAAGAAATGGACCGAGTTGAGGTCACCACCGATAATACT GAAAACTCGGAAGTGACGTATTACAGTCAGCCAATGCCGTACACAGCCAACTCGCCCGAAGAGATTAACGTAATGCTGATTGACGGTGACGTCACCTACTACGGTGAAATTAACATGACAGCCTTGTTCGTTGGGTTTAATAAACTCCATATGGAGTtctttgacaaaaataataac TCCATAGGATATGTAACGAGAGAACAAAAGGTCTATCTGAAAGGCCAAGCCTTGACAGACGCATTCGGATACGGCAGTGCAGTCATCCAAGCCTTCCTCTACTTCTTCATGGGCGCTACGCTCGACCTGCAGATTGTCAAAGGGATCGTCTTCAAGCCCGTAGGACCCATCCTGGGACTTTTTTGTCAATATGGCGTCATGCCCACG GTTGCATATGGTTTAGGCTGGCTGCTTTTCCCAGATGATTTCAACCTACGCTTAGGACTCTTTTTAAATGGATGTTGTCCTGGTGGAGGACAGTCTAACATGTGGACTCACTTGCTCGGAGGATCTCTGGACCTTTCTATCATGATGACAACTGTCTCCACTTTAGCTGCATTTG GAACTGTCCCTTTGTGGGTGCTGACGGTGGGACCAACCATAGCGGCAGACGGCAACTTTGTCATACCTTTCACTGACCTGGTCACGACTGTTGTAGGCCTAATTTTCCCGTGTGTCATCGGTATCGTCTGCCAGATTGTTTATCCTAG agtAATCAGATACGCGAAGAAAATTTTGTCGCCATTTAGTGTGATCATATTACTCTACACATTCTCCTTCGGTCTCTACGCCTACTTCTACCTGTTTTCCATCATGACCTGGAAG AGCGCCATGGCGGGACTTTTGTTGCCTCTCACCGGATACACGGTTGGAACCTTGATGGCCAGGCTGTTCTGCCTGTCCATGAGGGACGCCATTGCTGTTGGCATCGAGACCGGGATCCAAAACACGCTGCTTAGCATCATCATCCTTACGGTCGCTATTGAAAAACCAacagctaatttggcagcag TGATTCCAGGCACAAACACCCTGTTCACCCCTGTGCCCTTGTTTATCATCTACATCATCAAGAAGATCTACGAAAAGGTGCGAGGAAAGGAATTCCGGAAGTGA